In Actinomycetota bacterium, the sequence GCTCCGTGCCGTCGTCTGCGCACTGGTCGAGGATCGGGTGCTGCACCGGATAGGGGTCGTGCAGCCCCAGGCGATGCTGCCGGGCGAGCGCCGACGCGATCCCCCTGCCTGACCACAGCCCGAAGATGATCGTGGCGACGCGCAGGTTGCCGCGGCGGCCGGCGAGCGCTTCGAGCACTGCGTTCGCGCCGACGTATGCGACCTGGCCTTCCGGAGCGACAAGGGTGCTCGTCGAGGACACCAGCACCAGCAGCGGAACCCGGCGCCGATCCAGTTCGTCGACGAAGGTGAGCGCAGCACGCGCCTTCACGTCGGCGACGAAGCGGAGCTCGTCTCCCGACGCGAACTCGAGCAGCTGATCGTGGACTCGGCCGGCAACATGGACCACACCGTCGAGCCGTCCGACGAGCTCTTCGGCCCGATCGAGCGCGTGCCGCAGCGCAGACGGATCGGACACGTCGACGGCGACAGCGCCCACCTTCGACGCGTGCGCCTCCAGCTCGCGCAGCCGACGGATGCGCAACGACGTCGGATCGTCCACCGAGTGCCGGGCCAACCACCGGTCGTGAAGGGCCGGGTCCGGGAGCGGCTCGCTCGTCGTGACCACGACCCGGGCGCCGTGGCGGTCGGCCAGATGCTTCGCGATCTCGAAGCCGACCCCGCCCAGACCGCCTGTGACCAGGTAGGCCCCACCGGTGACGAAACCGGTCGAGGGCGTGACCTGGTCGTCGGCTCGTTCTTCGACGACGACCTCGGTCTGACCGAAAACCTCGCCGCCGCGTAGGACGGCGACGGTCGGCCCCGTACGAGCCAGCTCGTCGACGACCGAAGTCGCCGCGGTCGCGTCGTCGACGTCGACCATCCGGCCGCTGACGTGCGGGTACTCCCGGCCGACCACCTTGCAGAGGCCGACGGCCAGGGCGTCCGCAGCACGGCGCGCCGAGCCGCCCTCGACGTTCAGCGCGTCGCGGGTGAGGGCAACGAGCTTGGCCGATTCGGCCTGGGCACCGAGCGCGACAGCCATCCCGGGAGCAATGCCGAGCCAGCGATCGGCAGACGACTCGTAGCCTTGATCGCCCGCCGGTGCGACGACCACGAGACCGTCGAGAGGGTCGGGGCCGAGCAGCTCCGCCGCGCGCCGGGAGTCGGCCGACGGCAGCTCGACCAGACGCGACCTGGCACCGCGGTGTTCCAGCTCGGCGACGACCTCTGCCGCGAATGCATCGCCGATGTCACCGACGACCAGCCAGCGTCGCCCGGCGAAGTCGTCCACCACCGGCCGCACCGCGAGCGGTGCCCACCGCGGCCGCCACAGCCCTTCCTCGAGCGCGTCGATGCGGCGGGGGCCGCTGGGCGCGCCGGCATCGCCAGACCCACGGCGAAGGTCGTTCGCCGGGCCGGTCCAGTGACGCTCGTGGTGGAAGGGGTACGTGGGCAGCCTGGCGCGCCGCGACGCAGGTCCCGCGACCATGGCCAGATCGACCGGCCTGCCGCAGCTCCACAGCCGCGCGAAGGCGTGGCACGCGAACGCGGACTCGGTCTCGGCTCTGGTCTTGCCCGGCATGGTGGGTACTGCCGCGAGCGGAGGCTGCGGCGAGCTCTCGGCGAAGGCGGAGAGGGCGCGGCCGGGCCCGATCTCGGTCAACACGGTGGGCTGCCCGTCGAGCACCGTGGCCAGGCAGTCTGCGAACCGCACGGTCTGGCGGAGGTGCGCCACCCAATACGCCGGATCGGTGGCCTGCTCGGCGGTGATCCAGCTTCCGGTGACGTTCGACGGGTAAGGGATGCTCGGCGCGTCGAGGCGTACGCGCGCGACGGCCTCGCCGAACTCGTCGAGGACTTCGTCGAGCAGCGCGCTGTGTGCCGCCGCCGCCAGCGGCAGGACGACCGTCTCGACGCCTCGGGCACGCAGCTCGTCGCCGAGGGACTCGATCGCTGCCCGGCGACCGGAGACCACGCAGTCGTCGGCGGTGTTGACCACGGCGATGCTCAGCTCCGGAGCGAGCATCTCGCGCACCTCCTGCTCGGGCAGAGGCACCACGAGCATCCCGGAATCGTCGCCTCCCACCCGCTCCATCAGGCGAGCGCGCGTGAGCACGAGAGCGAGCGCGTCGCGCAGCGACATCACCCCGGCCAGGTGCGCGGCGGCATACTCGCCGAGGCTGTGGCCGACGAAGAAGTCCGGGACCGCGCCGTTCGCGATCCACTGCCTGGCAAGGGCGACGCTCGTGACGAACGTCGCCGGCAGCGAGATGGTCGCCCGCCGCATGGCGGCTTCTTCGCCGGCGACGTCCCAACAAGGCCCGAGGTCCGGCCCGCCCAGCTCCTCGACCAACAGCGCCGTCGCCTCCGCACGGACCTGGTGGAACACCGTGAAGCGGTCGTCGAGGTTCGACCCCATCCCGACGTACTGGGCGCCGCCTCCTGGGAACATGAAGCCGAGACGGATTCCGCCGGTGACGGGCGGGCCGGTGTCGACGAACGGCGCGGCTTCGGTGCGCAGCAGCTCGACAGCCTCCTCCCTGCTCCTCGCCGTCACGACATGCCGGCGCGACATCGCTCGACGACCGGTGACGAGGGTGCTCGCCACCGCAGCGAGGGGCACCTCGGGATGTCCTTCGAGGAAGTCGGCGAGCTGCAGACGACGTCCGGTCAGCGAGTCGGGGTGCTCGGCCGAGAGCGCGAACACGAGGCACCCGGGTTGCGCCGACGGTTCTGCGGGCGGCGCCGGGGCTTCTTCGACCACGACGTGCACGTTGGTGCCGCCGACACCGAGCGAGCTGATCCCGCCACGCCGGGGCACGCTGCCCGGCCACGGTTGCGCTTCACCCGAGACGAGGAACGGTGTCCGATCTAGGTCGAGCAGCGCGCTCGGCCCGCTGTGGTTCGCGAGTGGTGGGAACGTGCGGTGCTGCAGCGACTGAACCATCTTGATCAGGCTGGCGACGCCGGCAGCGGTGTCGAGGTGCCCGATGTTCGGCTTGGTCGAGCTGAGCTGGCAGAAGCCGTTGTCGTCGGTCCATGTGCGGAACGCCGCGGTGAGTGCGGCGACCTCGATCGGATCACCGATGAAGGTCCCCGTGCCGTGGGCCTCGATCATCTGGATGTCACGCGCCGAGAGCCCGGCCACGCTGAGCGCCTCGCGCACCACCGCCGCGTGGCCGTCGACGCTCGGGGCGAGGAAGCCGACCTTGCGCCTGCCGTCGTTGTTCACCGCCGAGCCCTTGACGACGGCCAGCACCGGGTCGCCGTCGTCCAGCGCGTCCGCCAAGCGGCGAAGCACCACCACCCCCACCCCGCTCGTCAGCACCGTCCCCTCGGACCGGGTGTCGAACGCCCGGCAGCGGCCGTCGGGAGAGAGGATCTCGCCCTCCGCGTGGAGGTACCCGCGGCCGTGGGGCACGTCGATCGTGGCGCCCCCGGCCAACGCCATGTCGCACTCGAACGCGAGCAGGCTCTGCACCGCGAGGTGGACCGCCACCAGCGAGGTGGAGCACGCCGTCTGGACGTTGATCGCCGGGCCGGTCAGGTTCAGCCGGTAGGCGACGTTGTTGACGAAGAAGTCCTTGTCGTTGCCGGTGTGGCGCACCAGGAACCAGCCGAGCTCGTCGAGCAGGCCGGGCTCGGTGAGCAGGTTGTTGATCAGGTACGTGTTCATGCCGCACCCGCCGAAGACGCCGATCGCTCCGTCGAACGTCTCCGGCACGATCGCCGCCGACTCCAGTGCCGCCCACGAGCACTCCAGGAAGTGCCGGTGCTGGGGATCCATCAGCGAGGCGTCACGCGGCCCGATGCCGAAGAACTCGGCGTCGAAGCCGGCGACGTCGTCGAGCACGCCGGCTCTGCGGACGTACTCGGGACGCGACACCTGCTGGATCGGTTCGCCGAGCGCGACCAGCTCGTCGATCGACAGCTCGGTCAGGCAATCGTCACCGGCGACGACCCGGCTCCACAGCTCGTCTACGTCTGCGGCACCGGGGAAGCGGCCGGCCATGCCGACGATCGCGACGTCGCTGGCCGAGGCCTCGCTCACGGCGGCGTGTTCTCCAAGGACCGGGCGCGCCGGCGGCGCTCTCCGCGGCTGAGCCCGGTCGGCTCGGTGTCGACGGTCGGCGTCTCTCCGTCTACAACGCCCTCGCCTTCGGGAAGGGTCTCGCCGAGATGTGTCGCCATGGTTCGCACGGTCGGGAAGCGGAAGACGTCGGTCAAGGCAACCCGTTCGCCGAACTCTTCGGTCAGTTGGCGGTGCACCTTGACCGCGAGGAGCGAATGCCCCCCGATGTCGAAGAAGTTGTCGTCGAGCCCGACCGGGCGATCGAGCGCCCCCTGCCAGATCCGGGCGACGGCTCCCTCGACGTCTGTGCGCGGCGGAGATGCGACGACGATGCCGCGGCTGCTCGGAGCAGCAGCCGCGAGGGCGACGCGATCGACCTTGCCGTTCGGTGTGTGCGGCAGCTCGGAGACGACCTCGACGCGGCTCGGGATCATCGCCTCGGGCAGCGCAGCCGCGAGGTGCCGGCGCAGCGTTGCCTCGTCGGGGATCGCCCCGTTCGCCGGCACGACGTGCGCGACGAGCTCGGGCAGGTCGCCGGCGCGGACCACGACGACGCCACGGGAGACACCGGGGTGCCGCTCGAGCAGTGACTCGATCTCGCCGATCTCGATCCGATGCCCGCGGATCTTCACCTGCTGATCCCTGCGGCCGAGGAACTCGACCAGTCCGGCTTCGTTCACGCGGGCGATGTCGCCGGTGGCGTAGAGGCGCCCGAGCCCTGGCCGGTCGACGAACCGTTCGTCGGTGAGCTGAGGCCGGTCGTGGTATCCGCGAGCCACTCCTTCGCCACCGAGGTACAGCTCGCCGGCGGCGCCAGGAGGCATGGTGCGGCCTGCCCCATCGAGGATGTGCACGGTGGTGTTGGCGACGGGGACACCGATCGGGACCGCTCCCTGCACGTCGCCGACGAGTTCGTGCGTGAGGGACCAGATGGTGGTCTCGGTGGGGCCGTACATGTTGGTGATGCGACCCTTGACGAGGCGGCGGAGATCCGCGGCAAGGCTCTGCGGGAGCGCTTCTCCCCCCACCAGCAGGTGGTCGAGCGTTGCCACTGCACGCCTGACTGCAGGATCGGCCAGCGCGATCGAGGCGAACGACGGCGTGCACTGCAGGTGCGTCACGCCGTAGCGCTCGACGAGGAAGGCGAGATCGCCGTTCTCCGCGTCGGTTTCGGGGGACGCGACCGTCGAGCTCGCGCAGCTCGCCTCGAGTCGCTGGCGGAGCTCCAACAGGTGGTCGAGCCCGGCGGCGACGCGCTCGACGTCGACCCCGAAGTCGACCAGACACGCGAACTCGTCGACGCCGGCAGCCGCCACGGCCTCGGCCACCGGGAGAACGTCGTCGACGGACCCGACCAGTCCGCTCCTCGTCAGGTAGCGCTCCGTGGCCATGTCCAGCAGCTGGGAGACCTCGTCGTCGGTGAGGGACCGGAAGGCCTCGTCGGCATCGGCGCCTGCGCCGCGCAGGGTCGGAAAGGCCGATGCCATGTCCTTGATCAGGCTGGCCGCGGTGCCCAGGTAGTTCTTGAGCGGTCCGCGTGCAGTTCCCTTCGCCTCGTCGCTGTCGTCACCGATGTAGGTGTGCAGCATCACGGTGACGTGTCCCGCTCCCGCGTGCCCGGCATCGCGTCGGGCCTGGCGGTAGAGCCGGAGCTTCTCGGCGAGCTGGTCCACGGATTGCCCGAGCAGGTGGGTGAACAGGTTGTAGCCGAGCCGCCCCGCGCGCTCGTAGGTGGCCGGGGAGCCAGCCGAGGTGATCCACACCGGGAGCTCCGCCGTCACCGGCCGGGGCATGGTCGTCAGCTCCACCAGCTCGCCGTCGGGGCCGGGCGCGCTGAACGGATCGCCGCGCCACAGCCTGCGCACGTCGTCGATGCGGTCGGCGAGCTCCTCGTTGGATCGCCCGTACGCGCTGGGGTTGAGCACGAAGTCCCTCGGCTGCCACCCCGCGGCAACCCCGAGGCCGACGCGCCCACCCGAGAGGCGATCGACGACCGCCCACTCCTCGGCGACGCGCATCGGGGAGTGCAGCGGCAGCACGACGCTCCCGGCGCGGATCCCGACCCGCTCAGTGCACACGGCGATGGCCGCGGCGACGACGCTCGGGTTCGGGAAGGGTCCTCCGAAGTCGTGGAAGTGCCTCTCCGGCAGCCAGATCGCCTCGATCCCGTTGCGGTCTGCCCACTTCGCGATCTCGAGCAGCGGCCGGTAGCCACGGTCGGAGATCTCGCTGCCCGCGGCGAAGTGGGCGATGCTGAACGACGGCGTACGCATCGCCGGACGCTGCGCCTCGGGCATCCCGAAGCCGCTCTGGGGACGGATCACCACGTGGCAGCCCCGGGTGAGGGTCCACAGCAGTTCGAGCACGGCGATGTCGAACGAGATGCTCGTCACCGCGAGCCACACGGTGGACGAGTCGACCGGGACCACTCGGTCCATCGCGGTGAAGAAGTTGACCACGTTGCGATGCTCGATCTCGACGCCCTTCGGGCGCCCCGTCGAGCCCGACGTGTAGATCACGTAGGCCAAGTCCTCGCCGCCGTGAGAGGGCTCGTCGACGTCGCCGCTCGCCGCGAGCGCTTGCGCCGGCGGCGACACCGTGCGCGCGAACGATCCGCCGAAGTCGGATTCGTCGGCCACCACCACGCCTGCTCCGGAGTCGGCGAGCATGAACTGGACTCGATCGCGCGGGTAGTCGGGATCGAGGGGCAGGTACGCGGCGCCGAGTCGCAGCACACCGAGGATCGTCGCCAGCATCTCGACACCACGCGGTAGCGCCACACCGACGGTGTCACCCCGCCCGACACCGGCGCCGGCGAGCGCAGCAGCGATCACCTCGCTGCGCGCAGCCAACTCGGCGTACTGCAGGGTGACCCCACCGCTCGACACCGCCGGTGCGGTCGGCGTGGCCGCGACCTGCCTGCGGAACTGGGCGTCGATGGTGTCGACCGGGTCGAGCGGCGACGCGGTGGTGTTGATCCGCTCCAGCAACGCTCGGTCGCCCGCGCCGAGCAGCGACAGCGCCCCGACCGGCCCCTGCGGGTCAGCGCGGACGGCCTCGACGAGACCAGCGAGCTGCGCGGCGATCAGCTCGGCGCGCTGGGGGGAGAGCCGGTGGTGAAGCGCCAGGTTGCCGTCCGGCTGGAGCGCGATCCTGATCGAGCCGCGCTCCGGCAGGAGATCCATGTCGGTGACGTCGAGGTCGAGCGCCACCTGGGGGTCGACGGGATGGCCGCGGTGGCCGGGTAGCCGTGCCACCAGGTCCTGCAGGAACGGTCCGTGGGACAAGGCTCCGGCGACGTCGGCCGCGGCGCGGTCGCGCACCTCGACGACAAGCTCGTCGGGACGAGCAGACAGCCCGACGATCGGCGGCTGGAGGAACGGGGCGAGCTCGGCGTACCGGTTGCGTACCGATGCATCGGTGCACTCGATCAGCGCGTGCTGCGCGTTCGTGACACCGCACAGCCACGCCGCAACCGCTCCGGCCAGCACGGCTCGATCTGCATCGGCGACGCCGCGCACGGGGAGCACGGCCCATTCCGCTCCTGCCGCGGGCTCGAGCAGCGCGAGCGGCTCGACCGTCGATTCCTCCAGGCGAGCGATCCACCACGGTTCGTCGCTGGCCAGCTCCGCGTCGTGCCGAGCCAGTAGCGCGCCCAGCTCCGCTGCCCGCTGCGGGATCTGGCCGCCTACCCGGACCAGACCGGCCTCGACCAGGCGGTCCATGTCGACCTTGGCGCCCGCAGGCGTCACCAGGTCGGCCAGCACCAACGTGGCGTCGCGCACCTGGATGGTGACACCCGCAGCCGAGACGTCCTGGATCTGGCCGGCGAGTCCATCGCCGGCACCTTCGCCTCGGCGGACGGAGGTCGGGATGAGCCAGTCGGGGCCGTCGCCGAGCAGCCAGCGCGCCACGCCCACTCGGTTCGCCAGCCGCGGGCCGACGTCTAGGGCACGTGAGGTCCGCTCGACTTCCGCCGCCGAGGAATCGGCGGAGATCACGAGCGTCGGCCGGTCGCGGCGGCGGAACATCTGGCGCGGGCCGTCCGGTTGGGCGCGGGCCGGGAGTTCTCCCTCCACCAAGGCTCTCGCGACGAGCCCGAAGGTGTCGATCCCGGCCTGGTAGCAGCGGGCGTTCAACGAGAACGCCGTTTCGTCGGGACGGATCGGGAACGTCTCCTCGACGACGATGTCACCGCGGTCGACCTGTGTCGTGATCAGGTGCCAGGTGACTCCGTACCAGGCGGCGTCCTGGTGGATCGCCCAGGTGGGCGCGTTCAGTCCGCCGTACAGCGGCAACGGGCCGTCGTGGAAGTTGATCGCGAAGCGGGCCGCGCCGATTGCCTCGTCGGGGAGGACCCGCTCGTAAGCGACCGTCACCAGCACGTCCGCCCGGTGGTCGCGAAGCAGACCGGCGACCTCGCTCGGCTCGACGTCGGAGTGGGTCTTGAACCCGCGCGCAGACGCCAGCTCGAGAGTCCGCGCATCGTTCGACAACACGGCTGCTACCGACAGGCCCGCCGTTCGAGCTGTCGACGCGCACTCGACGGCCAACAGCTGATCACCGAGGAATAGGCAGCGCAGGCCATCCCCTGGCTGCGCGGACTCCGTCATTCGGTGCTCCTCGAAATCAGACCGCTGTGAACCACCACTGAGGGCAGGCAGAATACCACCTTGAGCGACCTACCTGGGGCTCTTACGCCTGCTCGGTGTGGCGCGGCCGAGGTACCGAGCGCGACTCGATCTGCGTCGGCTCGACCTCGGGCCACGCCTGGATCGGCACCTGCCGATTGAACGACGCGGCGTAGAAGAGCTCCTCGAAGTACCTCTTCGCCTGTGCAGCCAGCAATCCGAGGCTGATCAGCTGGACGGCGACGACGAACGTGAACCCGGCGATGATGAACGTCTGAGGGCGCAGCTGCCAGGCGTCGGCGAAGCCGTGGGTGATCCGCTCGTCGAAGTTGCCCCCTTCGCCCTGCGCTTCTTGCACGACGGTCCAGGCGAGTGACAGCGACGACCACAAGGAGATGGCGAGCAACAACAGGCCTGGCGTGAGGAAGAACAGCAGGGGCCTGTAGAGGAAGCTCGCGAAGACGAGCAGCTTGGAGGTGCCGCCGACGCGCAGCGACACCTTCCGCTTCTGCATCCGCTCGGTCTGATCGCTCCAGTCGAGGTGAGCCGGGATCTCGGCCACCCGGGCGCGCAGGATCTGCGCCTTGTACATGATCTCGGTGTTCAGCTCGGGCCCCATCGCCTTCAGGCTCAGCGAGCGGATGAAGTCGCCGTCGTACGCCCTGACCATTCCGGTGACCGTCTTCACGTCGTACTGGCTCGTCGCCGACAGCAGGCGGTTGACGTACCGGCTCATCAGCTCGCGGTGGCGAGGGATCGCAGACGTCCGACCGCCCTTCATGTACGGCGAGGCCACGACGATCTGCACGCCGTGGGCCTGGATCTCATCGAGCATCGGGCGGATGTGGTCGACCGAGTACGACAGGTCGGCATCGAACACCACGACGATGTCGCCGCGTGACAGCGCGAAACCGTCACGCTGGGCTTGGCCGATCCGACGGTTGACCGCCTGGCGGTGAAGGCGCACCTCCGGGCGGCTGCGCGCGAATGCCTCGACGATCTCGGCCGTCTCGTCGGTCGAACCGTCGTCGATGACGAGGATCTCGAACGCGTAGCTGTCGGCCAGGCCGGACATGTACTCGTAGATCGTGGTCAGCGTGACCATGATCTTCAGCGCCTCGTTGTAGGCCGGCACGAGCACGGTCACGAGCGGTAGCCGCTGGCCCTCACCCGCGTCGCTCATCGCGCACCCGTCAACGCCGTCGTGGCCGGAGACTCGGTCTTCAGCCCGCCACGCGCCAGGATCCGTTCGGCATGCTCGCGCAGCGCCACCACCTCGAACTGGCTGCTGAGCTCCTGCAGGCACCGGTGCACAGTCGCGCGCTTCACTGCCCCGGGCATCGTCATCCCGGGGAAGAAGCGCAGGCTGTCGACGTCGTCGGCCCCGAGGAAGTCCAGGGGGTGCAGCAGGATCGACGGCTCCACGTGACGCAGCCGGCACACCCGCAGCGCGTTCGCGAAGTAGCGCAACGCCAACGACTCCGAGACCCCCCGCAGGTACAGCACGTAGCTGAGATGGATCGGTACCCGCAGCATCGGCATCGTGGTGACCGGTATCTCCAGCAGCCGGTCGGTGCCCGAGGCGAAGAGGTAAGGGCGCAGCCCGCGAAGTCCGTCACGGGCGCTGCCGAACAGGTTCGCGCGCTCTTCTCGTTGACTGGCGTCCAACTTCGCGGAACGGAAGTAGTAGCGGCGCGCAAGTGGACCGACCACCGTCGGCAGGGTCGAGCAGTCGTACAGGTAGTCCCGGTCGATGAGCGCGCGGATGACGTCGGGGCTCAGGCTGTAGCCAGGCCCGCGGAACCCGATCGGGCGCTGACCGGAGATCTCACCGATGGCGTCCTCGGCGCGGCCGAGCTCCTTATGGATCTCCGTCAGGGAGTACCTGTGCAGCCAGGGCTGGTGGCGGAAGCTGTGGTTGCCGATCTCGTGGCCGGCATCGGCCAGTGCTCGCAGCGCAGCATGGTTGCGGGTGAGCGCGGCATCTTGTCCGACGACGAAGAACGTGATCGTCAGCCCCAGCTCGGCGAGCATCGCCAGCACCTGAGCGGACAGCTCGTCGAGATACGAGGGGAACTCCTCCCAACCGGCGTCGCCATGGGTCATCTGGTACGCCCACAGGTTGTCCGCGTCGAGGGAGAGCGAAGCCGTTGCCCGCCCGGGTCGGTCTGCGTTCATCGGATCACCGCCTCAGCCCTCCGCGCCAGTCGCCATTATCACCTCGTCTACCAGCGAAAGCGTGTCGTTGACGTTGAGCGTCGCGAACGGCAGGTTCGCCGACCCGGCGAGGTAGAGCCCGGGGACGGATGTGGCGATCGACGGTGCGCTGTCGGAATAGGAGAGCGTCGGCACGGC encodes:
- a CDS encoding SDR family NAD(P)-dependent oxidoreductase; translation: MSEASASDVAIVGMAGRFPGAADVDELWSRVVAGDDCLTELSIDELVALGEPIQQVSRPEYVRRAGVLDDVAGFDAEFFGIGPRDASLMDPQHRHFLECSWAALESAAIVPETFDGAIGVFGGCGMNTYLINNLLTEPGLLDELGWFLVRHTGNDKDFFVNNVAYRLNLTGPAINVQTACSTSLVAVHLAVQSLLAFECDMALAGGATIDVPHGRGYLHAEGEILSPDGRCRAFDTRSEGTVLTSGVGVVVLRRLADALDDGDPVLAVVKGSAVNNDGRRKVGFLAPSVDGHAAVVREALSVAGLSARDIQMIEAHGTGTFIGDPIEVAALTAAFRTWTDDNGFCQLSSTKPNIGHLDTAAGVASLIKMVQSLQHRTFPPLANHSGPSALLDLDRTPFLVSGEAQPWPGSVPRRGGISSLGVGGTNVHVVVEEAPAPPAEPSAQPGCLVFALSAEHPDSLTGRRLQLADFLEGHPEVPLAAVASTLVTGRRAMSRRHVVTARSREEAVELLRTEAAPFVDTGPPVTGGIRLGFMFPGGGAQYVGMGSNLDDRFTVFHQVRAEATALLVEELGGPDLGPCWDVAGEEAAMRRATISLPATFVTSVALARQWIANGAVPDFFVGHSLGEYAAAHLAGVMSLRDALALVLTRARLMERVGGDDSGMLVVPLPEQEVREMLAPELSIAVVNTADDCVVSGRRAAIESLGDELRARGVETVVLPLAAAAHSALLDEVLDEFGEAVARVRLDAPSIPYPSNVTGSWITAEQATDPAYWVAHLRQTVRFADCLATVLDGQPTVLTEIGPGRALSAFAESSPQPPLAAVPTMPGKTRAETESAFACHAFARLWSCGRPVDLAMVAGPASRRARLPTYPFHHERHWTGPANDLRRGSGDAGAPSGPRRIDALEEGLWRPRWAPLAVRPVVDDFAGRRWLVVGDIGDAFAAEVVAELEHRGARSRLVELPSADSRRAAELLGPDPLDGLVVVAPAGDQGYESSADRWLGIAPGMAVALGAQAESAKLVALTRDALNVEGGSARRAADALAVGLCKVVGREYPHVSGRMVDVDDATAATSVVDELARTGPTVAVLRGGEVFGQTEVVVEERADDQVTPSTGFVTGGAYLVTGGLGGVGFEIAKHLADRHGARVVVTTSEPLPDPALHDRWLARHSVDDPTSLRIRRLRELEAHASKVGAVAVDVSDPSALRHALDRAEELVGRLDGVVHVAGRVHDQLLEFASGDELRFVADVKARAALTFVDELDRRRVPLLVLVSSTSTLVAPEGQVAYVGANAVLEALAGRRGNLRVATIIFGLWSGRGIASALARQHRLGLHDPYPVQHPILDQCADDGTELVMVGRLDPAHHWVVDEHRVLGRWVLPATGHVDLLLTAATAAAEGAVLSQLSLQVPLAGEDGQSPTIRVVVDRANGTVRLESDLGGLDTGGEWTVHSEARYGAPQTYGSEPFDFAEIRARTSISVTDPFEAQRAHLSLGEHWHCFEDVRIGDGVASAVLSLPAGMAVDQDAWLAHPSMLDAAIAVGLAIRSRPGGLHVPTGVALAWTKGPLPDPVNLVVTERRPDVADHTAGADQVELDILALDDDGAVVARLDGVMLRPLADNAWVVEGGSAHEPRVTVRHHRGHETSLVELADELGLRPEEGTTALELLVGSTEDQLIVTSISLDDLDRSVRPPAPDVVEASDSAAEPREVLPALRAIWTDLLGAGAGRDDDTDFFEAGGHSLIAIRLMARIHRELGARLQLSTIFDAPTIRLLAERLEEARPDAASTLVPVSMAGPGRPLFVVHGAGGNVLFLSTFARALAPYRPVYGFQAAGVNHDEDPDASVEKMAERYVAELRRHGPGPYLLGGYSGGGTVALEMARQLVEAGEQVDTVVLFDSVPPGKADPPPRMRRGNLARHLLRHGPGPLLDHVRRVLSWRFGARRVDRSSVEIARLDADAESHGFVDLFDHFSAVSESYRLRPYPVDVLLVKADEVWPTQPEDYYWGPHVRGKLTVRTAPGNHITMFSADYAGHLAELVEPHLGDAEAAAADSAVGRSAS
- a CDS encoding LLM class flavin-dependent oxidoreductase, translated to MLSNDARTLELASARGFKTHSDVEPSEVAGLLRDHRADVLVTVAYERVLPDEAIGAARFAINFHDGPLPLYGGLNAPTWAIHQDAAWYGVTWHLITTQVDRGDIVVEETFPIRPDETAFSLNARCYQAGIDTFGLVARALVEGELPARAQPDGPRQMFRRRDRPTLVISADSSAAEVERTSRALDVGPRLANRVGVARWLLGDGPDWLIPTSVRRGEGAGDGLAGQIQDVSAAGVTIQVRDATLVLADLVTPAGAKVDMDRLVEAGLVRVGGQIPQRAAELGALLARHDAELASDEPWWIARLEESTVEPLALLEPAAGAEWAVLPVRGVADADRAVLAGAVAAWLCGVTNAQHALIECTDASVRNRYAELAPFLQPPIVGLSARPDELVVEVRDRAAADVAGALSHGPFLQDLVARLPGHRGHPVDPQVALDLDVTDMDLLPERGSIRIALQPDGNLALHHRLSPQRAELIAAQLAGLVEAVRADPQGPVGALSLLGAGDRALLERINTTASPLDPVDTIDAQFRRQVAATPTAPAVSSGGVTLQYAELAARSEVIAAALAGAGVGRGDTVGVALPRGVEMLATILGVLRLGAAYLPLDPDYPRDRVQFMLADSGAGVVVADESDFGGSFARTVSPPAQALAASGDVDEPSHGGEDLAYVIYTSGSTGRPKGVEIEHRNVVNFFTAMDRVVPVDSSTVWLAVTSISFDIAVLELLWTLTRGCHVVIRPQSGFGMPEAQRPAMRTPSFSIAHFAAGSEISDRGYRPLLEIAKWADRNGIEAIWLPERHFHDFGGPFPNPSVVAAAIAVCTERVGIRAGSVVLPLHSPMRVAEEWAVVDRLSGGRVGLGVAAGWQPRDFVLNPSAYGRSNEELADRIDDVRRLWRGDPFSAPGPDGELVELTTMPRPVTAELPVWITSAGSPATYERAGRLGYNLFTHLLGQSVDQLAEKLRLYRQARRDAGHAGAGHVTVMLHTYIGDDSDEAKGTARGPLKNYLGTAASLIKDMASAFPTLRGAGADADEAFRSLTDDEVSQLLDMATERYLTRSGLVGSVDDVLPVAEAVAAAGVDEFACLVDFGVDVERVAAGLDHLLELRQRLEASCASSTVASPETDAENGDLAFLVERYGVTHLQCTPSFASIALADPAVRRAVATLDHLLVGGEALPQSLAADLRRLVKGRITNMYGPTETTIWSLTHELVGDVQGAVPIGVPVANTTVHILDGAGRTMPPGAAGELYLGGEGVARGYHDRPQLTDERFVDRPGLGRLYATGDIARVNEAGLVEFLGRRDQQVKIRGHRIEIGEIESLLERHPGVSRGVVVVRAGDLPELVAHVVPANGAIPDEATLRRHLAAALPEAMIPSRVEVVSELPHTPNGKVDRVALAAAAPSSRGIVVASPPRTDVEGAVARIWQGALDRPVGLDDNFFDIGGHSLLAVKVHRQLTEEFGERVALTDVFRFPTVRTMATHLGETLPEGEGVVDGETPTVDTEPTGLSRGERRRRARSLENTPP
- a CDS encoding polysaccharide deacetylase family protein, translating into MNADRPGRATASLSLDADNLWAYQMTHGDAGWEEFPSYLDELSAQVLAMLAELGLTITFFVVGQDAALTRNHAALRALADAGHEIGNHSFRHQPWLHRYSLTEIHKELGRAEDAIGEISGQRPIGFRGPGYSLSPDVIRALIDRDYLYDCSTLPTVVGPLARRYYFRSAKLDASQREERANLFGSARDGLRGLRPYLFASGTDRLLEIPVTTMPMLRVPIHLSYVLYLRGVSESLALRYFANALRVCRLRHVEPSILLHPLDFLGADDVDSLRFFPGMTMPGAVKRATVHRCLQELSSQFEVVALREHAERILARGGLKTESPATTALTGAR
- a CDS encoding glycosyltransferase family 2 protein; translated protein: MSDAGEGQRLPLVTVLVPAYNEALKIMVTLTTIYEYMSGLADSYAFEILVIDDGSTDETAEIVEAFARSRPEVRLHRQAVNRRIGQAQRDGFALSRGDIVVVFDADLSYSVDHIRPMLDEIQAHGVQIVVASPYMKGGRTSAIPRHRELMSRYVNRLLSATSQYDVKTVTGMVRAYDGDFIRSLSLKAMGPELNTEIMYKAQILRARVAEIPAHLDWSDQTERMQKRKVSLRVGGTSKLLVFASFLYRPLLFFLTPGLLLLAISLWSSLSLAWTVVQEAQGEGGNFDERITHGFADAWQLRPQTFIIAGFTFVVAVQLISLGLLAAQAKRYFEELFYAASFNRQVPIQAWPEVEPTQIESRSVPRPRHTEQA